The DNA region cGTGCttcagtaatctttaatctcttttgccgatcaatccccgttttcacctccacctgtacacgcccactgtgacgtacgctctttgttctacttttttttttttcttattcggTGATGagcgtaggattctgcagcgttgcttagtcatttttgtacaaatcaacaaaaaaacgACTTGCTAGTGTGTGATGTGTTGTGATgatatggcgacgtcagctcccattgggcaccatagttttctaacgcagaagtcagcggacatgtttcttttattaagtaatttgagatgaatattgtgatgtaaaatgtgcaaattatgacataagGATCCATGagagtcatagattataactatcgAGCAGACTCAAGCTCAATAGGCCTGATTTATATTGTATAATTGCTAAAAAAGATGCGTTTATATAAACCCATGGAGAGACCTTTATAGTcggttttgatatttttgataagTTTTGACCAAAATGTAATTAATCAGCAATGAATATAGTGATAAAATTGAACTTACTTAGCCTAAAGATTGTTATAAAAGAAGTGTACTGCGTCATTTTGGAAAAAGTGCCTAGTACATTTAAACTAATACAGTTTCTTTGGCTCTCATTCAGATCAACAGGAATCCAGATTTACTGTATGTCAAAAAAACATGTGCGTAACAAGAATTAGAACTACACTGTGAAACATAATTTAAACTACATTCAGAGTAGTGTAGTGTGGTTCTGTGTTAAactattaaatgtttttgtgcgAAGAAATGGCATCTATTGAGCAACTATTTCCATGTTTATGTCATATCTGGCAGCCCACATCTCCTCGGGACATTCACTGGAGATGAATTTAAATCAGGTGACCGAACAAGACAAGCTCATTCAATTGTGTAATGCCCCTTCAACTCCTACATGTCCCCAGCCACTCTGCACACAACCCTCTCTGGACTACACCAGTAACACAAGGGACTGTATTCAACCGAGCTTCAGACGCACCAAGATCTGGACTCGGGACTCTGCTCCAAAACTCCATCTCCGTATTGGATTtctgtgattttttattttattttgagattttgaagtattttttttgaaTGCAGAAACGTAATAGCGACGTTATAACCATGTGGATCCCTACCCCGAGCCTGACCGTCCTGCAGCGGGTGATCCTCTACGGGACTTGCGTTTTGGCTGTTTTGAATTCCTTGGGTTTTTTGGTCGTTTTGGTGCAGCAAAACCAGCAGGCGGCGCAATTGGAGAAAGCGGATATGAGATTGACGAATATCGAGGAGAGTTCAGTTGTGGAGTTCTTACAGGAGGCGCCCAGAAGGGGTCCAGGGGGAGCGTTGGGGCAGCATCGGTACATGTATTCGCGAAATAAGCGTAgcggtggtgaagaggaggaggagggtgcaGAGGATGGGGTAGAGGAGGACCAAAATGGGGCAGAGGAGATGGGGTACGAAGGGTCTGAGCAGGAAGTCAGTCAGGAGGTGGGCGAAGAGGCGCAGATGAAGAACCCGAATAAGAGGAAGCAGAAGTATCACCATGGTTACCACAAAGCTCACGTACAGGAcgacatgatgatgatgatgacctACTCCATGGTCCCGGTGAGATGCTTAAAATGATTTGGTGACGTCGTGCATGTGgctctgtggtggaatgttcagccgttaccatggtgacgcaatgcatggattagcaaacacagccaaaaaagtttaaaaactcaagaaaaaaacataaacatttatttaaacggctcattttcaggagcctgtgatcaatctgagcattcatggtcctgttgaGAAGTTTGATTTTCCACACAAACATTAgagtaactgaaaaactgttggctaatgctagctaacttgagactgtaatgttatttgaaaggGACTACATACCTTTACCAGACCATATAATTTTAATAGGTAATGATAATGCAAATTGAtagtttgcagtgacatcaagctgggggtgttctacatgtatctctatggtggaatgttcagcagtttgctaatgtgtgcactgtgtcaccatgcaaacactgccaaaaaagttttaaaattgataaacagcacattttcaagagTCTGTGCTtaatacgagcgttcatggtcctgtttacgagtttgattttcaacaaaaacataagagcgactaactgaaaaacctTTGGCTAACAccagctagcttgtgactgtaatgttatctgagagggacttgtttatcAGCACAAATCTGCTCACCTGTTGTCGTTCCAGCTCAGTCCTCAGTCAAATTATGTTaaattaaagctcagattaaaccctaacttgagtaacagagcttcagacagagcagtaccaCCAGTTAGCAACACACCCCTgcggaatgttgatgacatcagctgaaaattattaatacaaacttaaaggtgctctatgtaacatttctggtgaagggtctgccaccggGTCGTCTCCACGGAAATGTTGTTGTGCTGCCTGGAATGATCCAgtgaatggcattaaacttatctgtttccatggagacaagcagggggggcaaccaggccaagttacaggtcagatctgtggagagatgaccccactcacagtaagaatccaaGCAGGTATAGTGgaccccctaccagaaaaggtacatagtgcaactttagcATTTTTTGTCCTTAGTTTTCTCACTTTGATTCTGAGTCTTTTGCTGTGACTTAAATTTCACTATAATGTAATTTCCACGTATGATCtttgaaaatgctgtttttgAAGCTGCAGACGCCATTGTACTtagaaaaatactaaatacttaAATTGTAAGATCTTAAAATGAAATTAACTTCCATTGTTAAACAGCACGGATCTAGTTTGGAGAAGCAAAGCAGAACAGTGACACATTGTTTGTATTTAAAGCTATGAATTTGATCACTGATTTAGAACAAGTCGCCTTCAAAAATCACTCATATTATGTCTAATTACTTGTGCTAAAATTGTTTCTAATTTTATTTCAGATTAAGCTCTTGATTGACATTTGTAACAGCTCCAAGGGCGCCTGCATCGCTGGTCTGTAATCATCATTTTTCCACTCTGGATTGCACAGATACTTTTCATAATACTAACCACgcagtttattttatgttgcagGACCTCCGGGACTCCCTGGTAGGTCACGTTCATTTTCATGTTATATTGATACTTAAGTGCTTTGTCATGTGACCCATAAACCCACTGACATGTGTTGAGTCTCTGGTGCATTAAGCGCTCTGCAGTACGGGAAAACAAtatgttacatttatactgcaaCAACGATATATTTTACAACAGAACTAGACTTGaccaaaaccaacacaaaacaaaacaaaatggattattattaaaactggaCTTAATCATTTGAACACATCGTCATTTTAGGCTCTGAGGATATTTTGAAGGCGcatcactttataataactacacctgaATAGGCTATGTACAcattagcacgctagctagctcactgcgtctcaaagctaacagtcacttctattaaaatcagaaaaaataaaataagcaatctattaaaattcaaatgaataAACATAAAGACTACTGAGTTATTTTTATACGTAGAATGCttaagtttgtggtgttgttttactTAATtacgcctcaaaattagcattagcgttagtaTCATCTTATCTTTAATTATTCACTCATTTTAGCGCGACTCGGCACAGTGGACAggaagctgcaggtggatgtcacgatcaacatgttaaaaactacacaatgaaatgaatacttcaccagaggacacaagagacatgtttgtgtcttaatgctaatgctaatgctaatgttgagGCATAATCAGTTTTAAAACAAGACCACAAACTGAAAGTATTCTACATTTGAAAATAAttgtgtagtctttattttaattaatcttAAGTTTAataggatttttattttatgttttctgattttaataaaagtgactgttagctttgagacgcagtgagctagctagcatatTGCTGTCTCCAGAGCCTATTAGCCTTTATGAATCATTTACAAACATTGAGGGGTAGGGTTTGGAGTTAGAGTATTATCGAAGTACTGTATTTctggattataagtcgcactttttttcatagtttggccgggtgTGCGACTACTcatatgtgatttatatgtgaaatatatttttttcattttttggctggtgcgacttacactccagtgcgacttatactccagtgcgacttatactccagaaaatacggtagttattaagcctgaatcCTTCTTAACAAACTATGTGACTCTAAATGAATTTGGTCTTTTTTCACGCTTTATTAAACATATAATACATGTAATTATGAAGTATGGGCTTATGTTCTTGTCATCACATTGTACATTTAATATTGACATTTAATTAACTAATATCAGTGTTAACGTTCATTCCGTCATGTATTGAGCAGCTCTTCTCTGTACGTCATAGGTTTGCCTGGTACGAACGGGATGCCCGGAATTAACGGCACTGATGGTATCCCTGGCCTGAATGGAACGCCCGGGGTGGATGGGAAGAGAGGTAAAAGAGGTGAGAGCAGGACTCCTCTTTCAGCccctcttcttctgtcagggcCCATTTTGTGTTCAGGCCCGAGGCGATGGCTGCCATTTTTGTAGCGCGCATTGactacccacaatgcactgtaaaacacaaagccctcaatgtaaatgtatgaagATGAGCAGAGCCAAAAGAACACTTAAAATGACGCAGACACAAAAGACACAGGCCCTTAAGCAGTTACTATAGAGAATTATATGGTAGAGCATAAGCAGAACAGATAGTGGTCCAAAAAAGCAGCCATAACAGCAAGAAATGGACTTTGTTAAGGTTAAGAAACACTTTATTGCccccgtagggaaatttgtccactgcatttgatccatccttctCATCTCTATGATCTTGTTGCTCGGCTTAGTCAGGACTACTTTAAATGGAGGATTTGAGCTATTGGACTGATGAGGGAAACTAGAGTAAATCCACCCAAACACAGGGAGaatgtcacagttctgcctgttttcatgtttatccCCAGTCCAACTCTGTTTTCCAGCCAGTTCTGGTCCTTCTTTTACTACCTCCCTGTTTTGCTGCCGTTCATTTCCTAATCAGCCCAGGGAAGCCTATATATACTCCCTCTGTTCATTCGGTCCTTGCTTGATTGTTGTTGAGTCAAGAGAGACACCCAagctctgtatttgaacaaatcTGTGGCATTTCTACAGTTCTGCATCCTTAACCTGTATCAATCCCTGTCTGAGggacctgttcctgagtttatttccCAGCCTGTTTCCCCATACTGAATCCCCAAGTAGAAGAAATTTTCACTGATATTAAATAAGACCGTCATTCCTCTTGATTTGTTATATTAAGAATTACCTGTTTGAAGGACtctttctgttgtatttactgAAACCAAGACGTTTGCCTGTAtactttgtgttgcatttgaatCCAGTTTAACCCGTGTGAaaggaaacatgcaaactccactccaacctggaaccttcttaccactcagccactgtgccgccagtatatataagtatatatataacGTTTCTAGTCGAGGGTCTGGTACCTATTTGTCTTCTTGCCTAGCTTACACTGCTCCTctgtatggcattagacttatcAGTCTTTCATTAGATCAGTTACTGGAGTCTTTACTGCACCCTGGCATAAAATGCGTTCCGATTGTGAgtgggattgcctctccacagatctgactaacTGCCTGGTGCTGTGACTTGCCTGTTTCATGGAgctggataagtttaatgccgtactgtagaGTGTGTTCTGGCAACTAACTCCAGTCTAGCATCTATTGTAGCTAATATCGTTACTGTCAGAACATCACTGGGACGTTTGAGACCCTGACTTAACCTGAGGACACAATAGTCTCCATTGGGACAGCTCTGGGACATCGCGTGGCTGTTAGAGAcactttcctcctctctgttcatACCGACTCCTCCGGTTTCCCGAAACCTTTGAGTGAAACAATAGCGCAATCAGTTGTTTGTTCAAACTCGTGCGAATGCTTCAAACCGCAGCCTTTCCCCCCACATTTCCTCCGATATGATTCATGTGGTTTGGGCTCAGGCTGAACGAGCCGCTCCTACAGAGTCTGACCCACTTCAGTGACGCAATGCAGCAGAGGAACAGGACTCACGATGCAAACCAGCGCACAATTTATCAAGTCTCACATACACGGCTGAGCTAATTTAACCGAGTGCTGTAAGATGGATTGTCCTGAGGTTTGACTTTATAAAATCAGGAGAATCCATCTTACACATGTGCAGGCAGGAGTCCACCCAACTTTGGTTATTTCACTCAAATCTGGGCAAAATGTTCTTTAAATCttcttagtttttttatttattttaacaatgttgCCGTATTACATTTTCATGGATTGTTTTGTCCTATTATTAAAAGCAAAGTCATTCACATCTCAAACCTTTTATCAGGGCCTCCAGGTGAGAAGGGTGacccaggagagagaggggagccgGGGGAGCCGGGGGAGCCTGGTCCTCCCGGAGAGAGCGGCCCACCGTCCAACGACGTCATCATCGAAGGTCTGTACAAACTCAGTTATATTAAAGAAAAAGATTAACTAGGTATTTTTCACATGAGCAGCTGTGACGTGGACACGAGTTTTTAAATTTGGCAGCTGTCAGAGTAGATCACGTTACGTTAGAATGCTggagtgtttttgttgtgcaAGTTACGTTTATGTTTAATTTTCGGCAAGataatgttatttaaatataaactatCTCAAAGTTTAATCTTGCTCTTGTGAAGCCAGCCTTGTGTCTCATGTTGTAAAGTGGTAATACCTTCTGTATCTTTATGATCACTGTGTGAAAtaaccctccctctcctcaggcCCCCCAGGCCCCCCAGGACCTCCCGGAGCTCCAGGTGCTGCTGGTCCCCCGGGTCCCCCAGGTCCTCAGGGTCCTCCGCGGATCAGACACAACAGAGCCCACCTGCAGGCTGCACAGATGCTGGGTGAGAAACACACACTGTATCTATGCGTCAGCCAGTAATAGTGAACTTTACATATTATCAcgcaatatatatttacatacatgGTTATTATTGTTTGTCGTTGTCTTTAAAAGTTTGAGGACTCAGAATGGAAAGGAGATTTTGGCTAATTCAAGCACATTTCCACAAAGTGACTGCTCTGAGGTTCCATTAATGTGCAAGGAATATATGGGAAAAATactctgaaaatgtatttatttacagaatactgaatacctgcattaaaatgtactttccaacatattctgatacatggtccaatcagagtactgaaTGCTTAGAATATTTTTACATCGAGCTTCATTTAAATTATTGAgtaaagacacaacatggattaaaaacagcttcatgtttgttttacgGTTTGTTTTGCAAGTAAAAATCACACTtgcctcaccacaagagcagtgttttatatttttgacactAATATGGtccagtttgaagcctaaattgtgtAGTACTAAGTAGTAGATAGTACCAGAATCAAGTACCCCCATGTGTTccttttgattttagaaaagtaactgtactctgaataccaccaaatgaaaata from Periophthalmus magnuspinnatus isolate fPerMag1 chromosome 3, fPerMag1.2.pri, whole genome shotgun sequence includes:
- the gldn gene encoding gliomedin translates to MQKRNSDVITMWIPTPSLTVLQRVILYGTCVLAVLNSLGFLVVLVQQNQQAAQLEKADMRLTNIEESSVVEFLQEAPRRGPGGALGQHRYMYSRNKRSGGEEEEEGAEDGVEEDQNGAEEMGYEGSEQEVSQEVGEEAQMKNPNKRKQKYHHGYHKAHVQDDMMMMMTYSMVPIKLLIDICNSSKGACIAGPPGLPGLPGTNGMPGINGTDGIPGLNGTPGVDGKRGKRGPPGEKGDPGERGEPGEPGEPGPPGESGPPSNDVIIEGPPGPPGPPGAPGAAGPPGPPGPQGPPRIRHNRAHLQAAQMLVPLQANTPNDGTALKDTMKLHEKPAKRNECLIKSLINPREVSQTDSTFGSWMKDTALLHNEKIWVAEHFSGRVVKEYQSLGAFQNGSYTLVDVRKFFQGCGHAVHNGSLYYHIAGTPTIARFHFETRRLHILHIDNALYHNLAYLLQNSKTYFKVAADENGMWLIFASSVDDVIMVGQLDQKTFSITSYINTTYPRAKAGNAFIACGVLYVTDTKDNRVSFAFDLLKGKPVNVTFDLRPSGGVLAMLSYSPKERHLYMWDNGYVRLYVVHFISDE